From a region of the Cucumis sativus cultivar 9930 chromosome 6, Cucumber_9930_V3, whole genome shotgun sequence genome:
- the LOC101212607 gene encoding protein MEI2-like 5 isoform X1 — translation MQNQPSHSSFSGHYNSPVMTKPKEMENVWSNFHKSDALHASSVTTLFSSSLPVLPHEKLNAVDNGVAIQSVDDIASHFKNINPGPEGDDPIEDIETHAIGSLLPDDEEELLAGIMDDLDLNGLPSSLEDLEEYDLFSSGGGMELETDAQQNASIGSSRIGLGDGVVGSVVPPYTFSNGVGTVAGEHPYGEHPSRTLFVRNINSNVEDSELRALFEQYGDIRTLYTACKHRGFVMISYYDIRAARTAMRSLQNKPLRRRKLDIHFSIPKNNPSEKDINQGTLVAFNLDPSIPNEDLLQIFGVYGEVKEIRETPHKRHHKFIEYYDVRAAEAALKALNRSDIVGKRIKLEPSRPGGARRNLMLQLNQELEQDDLWSFRAQVGSPIVNSPPGKWMSFNGSIKPSSLGSISKFPSFTPISPTGGNHLPGLASVLPKATRSTMKVPPIGKDQGRGNNMEHPYSITNPFNTFQPSLSFPEPKSRRYNETMASFRPPASSGSSLETLSGPQSLWGSQNSYSESSSSSAWSRSYANHHFLSNGNGLTLPFPSRQTSFFSSTPNGHSHHVGSAPSGIPSERHFGYFSESPDTSLMGPGAFRGLGSSPHASVNSASTIPRNMSEIHPSSFQMMSSSMLNPMISGSVPYLGLLPNSLDGLNERGRSRWIENNGNQLDSRKQFLLDLDKIKAGEDTRTTLMIKNIPNKYTSKMLLAAIDENHRGTYDFLYLPIDFKNKCNVGYAFINMLSPQHIISFYEAFDGKRWEKFNSEKVASLAYARIQGKVALVSHFQNSSLMNEDKRCRPILFHSEGPEAGNQILHDHLPPVNLGVNIWAMNGSLSSDSSGSPPNYGTSERPDKC, via the exons ATGCAGAATCAGCCTTCACATAGTTCATTTTCAG GTCATTATAATAGTCCAGTCATGACTAAACccaaagaaatggaaaatgtaTGGAGTAATTTCCACAAATCTGATGCTCTCCATGCGTCAAGTGTTACTACACTATTCTCAAGCTCGTTGCCTGTTCTTCCACATGAGAAAC TGAACGCGGTTGACAATGGAGTTGCTATTCAATCAGTAGATGATATCGCGTCTCACTTTAAGAACATCAACCCGGGTCCAGAGGGGGATGATCCGATTGAAGACATTGAAACTCATGCAATTGGCAGCTTGCTTCCTGATGATGAGGAGGAGCTTCTAGCTGGTATAATGGATGATTTAGATCTGAATGGCTTGCCTAGCTCTCTTGAAGATCTGGAAGAATATGATCTTTTCAGTAGTGGAGGTGGAATGGAGTTGGAAACAGATGCTCAACAAAATGCTAGCATTGGTTCCTCAAGGATAGGCTTAGGCGATGGTGTAGTTGGAAGTGTGGTACCTCCTTATACCTTTTCAAATGGTGTTGGAACGGTTGCTGGAGAACATCCTTATGGAGAGCATCCTTCTAGAACGTTGTTCGTGCGTAACATTAATAGTAATGTTGAAGATTCAGAACTGAGAGCTCTCTTTGAG CAATATGGCGATATTAGGACTTTGTATACTGCTTGTAAACATAGGGGCTTTGTGATGATATCTTATTATGACATCCGTGCTGCTCGAACTGCTATGCGCTCATTACAAAACAAACCACTGCGGCGGAGAAAACTTGACATTCACTTCTCAATTCCCAAG AATAATCCATCTGAGAAAGATATAAACCAAGGAACCTTGGTAGCCTTTAATTTGGATCCTTCAATTCCCAATGAAgatcttcttcaaatttttggGGTCTATGGTGAGGTCAAAGAG ATAAGGGAAACTCCGCACAAGAGACACCATAAGTTTATTGAATATTATGATGTTAGAGCTGCGGAAGCAGCACTGAAGGCATTAAATAGAAGCGACATTGTTGGTAAACGCATAAAACTAGAACCAAGTCGCCCTGGAGGAGCTCGTCGAAA CTTAATGTTGCAACTCAATCAAGAACTTGAACAAGATGATTTGTGGAGTTTCCGCGCTCAAGTTGGTTCACCAATTGTCAATTCTCCGCCAG GTAAATGGATGTCGTTTAACGGTTCAATTAAACCTAGTTCCTTGGGAAGTATCAGTAAATTTCCTAGTTTTACACCCATAAGCCCAACGGGTGGCAACCATTTGCCTGGATTGGCTTCAGTTCTTCCTAAAGCAACAAGAAGTACTATGAAGGTTCCTCCTATTGGCAAGGACCAAGGAAGGGGTAACAATATGGAGCATCCATATTCCATCACAAATCCATTCAATACCTTTCAACCATCCCTTTCATTTCCGGAGCCAAAATCAAGACGGTATAATGAGACTATGGCCTCCTTCAGACCTCCAGCGTCAAGTGGGTCAAGTTTGGAAACGTTATCCGGTCCACAATCTTTATGGGGAAGTCAGAATTCATACTCAGAGTCCTCTAGTTCTTCTGCTTGGTCGAGATCGTATGCAAACCATCACTTCTTATCTAATGGAAATGGTCTGACACTTCCATTTCCCAGCCGGCAAACTTCTTTCTTCAGCTCAACTCCAAATGGCCACTCGCATCATGTTGGATCTGCTCCATCAGGCATACCATCGGAGAGGCACTTTGGGTATTTCTCCGAGTCACCAGATACCTCATTAATGGGTCCTGGGGCATTCAGAGGTTTAGGTTCTAGTCCGCATGCTTCTGTCAATAGCGCCAGCACCATTCCAAGAAACATGTCTGAAATTCACCCTTCAAGTTTTCAAATGATGTCTTCATCCATGCTGAACCCGATGATATCAGGTAGTGTTCCATACCTGGGACTGCTACCAAACAGCCTGGATGGTTTGAATGAGCGTGGCAGAAGCCGATGGATCGAGAATAATGGGAATCAGCTTGACAGTAGAAAGCAGTTTCTGCTTGACTTAGATAAAATTAAGGCTGGGGAAGACACTCGAACAACCTTGATGATAAAAAACATTCCGAATAA GTACACGTCAAAAATGTTATTAGCTGCCATTGATGAAAATCACAGGGGTACTTATGATTTTCTCTATTTGCCAATTGATTTTAAG AATAAATGCAACGTGGGCTATGCTTTCATTAATATGCTGTCTCCTCAACATATAATATCCTTTTATgag GCTTTTGATGGAAAGAGATGGGAGAAGTTCAATAGTGAGAAAGTTGCTTCATTGGCATATGCTCGAATCCAAGGAAAGGTGGCTCTCGTGAGTCATTTTCAGAACTCTAGTTTAATGAATGAAGATAAGCGCTGCCGTCCCATTCTTTTTCACTCAGAGGGCCCAGAAGCTGGAAATCAG ATTCTCCATGATCATCTGCCTCCTGTCAATTTGGGGGTCAATATCTGGGCAATGAACGGGTCACTTTCTAGTGATTCTTCGGGAAGTCCCCCGAATTATGGCACTAGTGAGAGGCCTGATAAATGCTAA
- the LOC101212607 gene encoding protein MEI2-like 5 isoform X2 — protein MTKPKEMENVWSNFHKSDALHASSVTTLFSSSLPVLPHEKLNAVDNGVAIQSVDDIASHFKNINPGPEGDDPIEDIETHAIGSLLPDDEEELLAGIMDDLDLNGLPSSLEDLEEYDLFSSGGGMELETDAQQNASIGSSRIGLGDGVVGSVVPPYTFSNGVGTVAGEHPYGEHPSRTLFVRNINSNVEDSELRALFEQYGDIRTLYTACKHRGFVMISYYDIRAARTAMRSLQNKPLRRRKLDIHFSIPKNNPSEKDINQGTLVAFNLDPSIPNEDLLQIFGVYGEVKEIRETPHKRHHKFIEYYDVRAAEAALKALNRSDIVGKRIKLEPSRPGGARRNLMLQLNQELEQDDLWSFRAQVGSPIVNSPPGKWMSFNGSIKPSSLGSISKFPSFTPISPTGGNHLPGLASVLPKATRSTMKVPPIGKDQGRGNNMEHPYSITNPFNTFQPSLSFPEPKSRRYNETMASFRPPASSGSSLETLSGPQSLWGSQNSYSESSSSSAWSRSYANHHFLSNGNGLTLPFPSRQTSFFSSTPNGHSHHVGSAPSGIPSERHFGYFSESPDTSLMGPGAFRGLGSSPHASVNSASTIPRNMSEIHPSSFQMMSSSMLNPMISGSVPYLGLLPNSLDGLNERGRSRWIENNGNQLDSRKQFLLDLDKIKAGEDTRTTLMIKNIPNKYTSKMLLAAIDENHRGTYDFLYLPIDFKNKCNVGYAFINMLSPQHIISFYEAFDGKRWEKFNSEKVASLAYARIQGKVALVSHFQNSSLMNEDKRCRPILFHSEGPEAGNQILHDHLPPVNLGVNIWAMNGSLSSDSSGSPPNYGTSERPDKC, from the exons ATGACTAAACccaaagaaatggaaaatgtaTGGAGTAATTTCCACAAATCTGATGCTCTCCATGCGTCAAGTGTTACTACACTATTCTCAAGCTCGTTGCCTGTTCTTCCACATGAGAAAC TGAACGCGGTTGACAATGGAGTTGCTATTCAATCAGTAGATGATATCGCGTCTCACTTTAAGAACATCAACCCGGGTCCAGAGGGGGATGATCCGATTGAAGACATTGAAACTCATGCAATTGGCAGCTTGCTTCCTGATGATGAGGAGGAGCTTCTAGCTGGTATAATGGATGATTTAGATCTGAATGGCTTGCCTAGCTCTCTTGAAGATCTGGAAGAATATGATCTTTTCAGTAGTGGAGGTGGAATGGAGTTGGAAACAGATGCTCAACAAAATGCTAGCATTGGTTCCTCAAGGATAGGCTTAGGCGATGGTGTAGTTGGAAGTGTGGTACCTCCTTATACCTTTTCAAATGGTGTTGGAACGGTTGCTGGAGAACATCCTTATGGAGAGCATCCTTCTAGAACGTTGTTCGTGCGTAACATTAATAGTAATGTTGAAGATTCAGAACTGAGAGCTCTCTTTGAG CAATATGGCGATATTAGGACTTTGTATACTGCTTGTAAACATAGGGGCTTTGTGATGATATCTTATTATGACATCCGTGCTGCTCGAACTGCTATGCGCTCATTACAAAACAAACCACTGCGGCGGAGAAAACTTGACATTCACTTCTCAATTCCCAAG AATAATCCATCTGAGAAAGATATAAACCAAGGAACCTTGGTAGCCTTTAATTTGGATCCTTCAATTCCCAATGAAgatcttcttcaaatttttggGGTCTATGGTGAGGTCAAAGAG ATAAGGGAAACTCCGCACAAGAGACACCATAAGTTTATTGAATATTATGATGTTAGAGCTGCGGAAGCAGCACTGAAGGCATTAAATAGAAGCGACATTGTTGGTAAACGCATAAAACTAGAACCAAGTCGCCCTGGAGGAGCTCGTCGAAA CTTAATGTTGCAACTCAATCAAGAACTTGAACAAGATGATTTGTGGAGTTTCCGCGCTCAAGTTGGTTCACCAATTGTCAATTCTCCGCCAG GTAAATGGATGTCGTTTAACGGTTCAATTAAACCTAGTTCCTTGGGAAGTATCAGTAAATTTCCTAGTTTTACACCCATAAGCCCAACGGGTGGCAACCATTTGCCTGGATTGGCTTCAGTTCTTCCTAAAGCAACAAGAAGTACTATGAAGGTTCCTCCTATTGGCAAGGACCAAGGAAGGGGTAACAATATGGAGCATCCATATTCCATCACAAATCCATTCAATACCTTTCAACCATCCCTTTCATTTCCGGAGCCAAAATCAAGACGGTATAATGAGACTATGGCCTCCTTCAGACCTCCAGCGTCAAGTGGGTCAAGTTTGGAAACGTTATCCGGTCCACAATCTTTATGGGGAAGTCAGAATTCATACTCAGAGTCCTCTAGTTCTTCTGCTTGGTCGAGATCGTATGCAAACCATCACTTCTTATCTAATGGAAATGGTCTGACACTTCCATTTCCCAGCCGGCAAACTTCTTTCTTCAGCTCAACTCCAAATGGCCACTCGCATCATGTTGGATCTGCTCCATCAGGCATACCATCGGAGAGGCACTTTGGGTATTTCTCCGAGTCACCAGATACCTCATTAATGGGTCCTGGGGCATTCAGAGGTTTAGGTTCTAGTCCGCATGCTTCTGTCAATAGCGCCAGCACCATTCCAAGAAACATGTCTGAAATTCACCCTTCAAGTTTTCAAATGATGTCTTCATCCATGCTGAACCCGATGATATCAGGTAGTGTTCCATACCTGGGACTGCTACCAAACAGCCTGGATGGTTTGAATGAGCGTGGCAGAAGCCGATGGATCGAGAATAATGGGAATCAGCTTGACAGTAGAAAGCAGTTTCTGCTTGACTTAGATAAAATTAAGGCTGGGGAAGACACTCGAACAACCTTGATGATAAAAAACATTCCGAATAA GTACACGTCAAAAATGTTATTAGCTGCCATTGATGAAAATCACAGGGGTACTTATGATTTTCTCTATTTGCCAATTGATTTTAAG AATAAATGCAACGTGGGCTATGCTTTCATTAATATGCTGTCTCCTCAACATATAATATCCTTTTATgag GCTTTTGATGGAAAGAGATGGGAGAAGTTCAATAGTGAGAAAGTTGCTTCATTGGCATATGCTCGAATCCAAGGAAAGGTGGCTCTCGTGAGTCATTTTCAGAACTCTAGTTTAATGAATGAAGATAAGCGCTGCCGTCCCATTCTTTTTCACTCAGAGGGCCCAGAAGCTGGAAATCAG ATTCTCCATGATCATCTGCCTCCTGTCAATTTGGGGGTCAATATCTGGGCAATGAACGGGTCACTTTCTAGTGATTCTTCGGGAAGTCCCCCGAATTATGGCACTAGTGAGAGGCCTGATAAATGCTAA
- the LOC101215257 gene encoding nuclear envelope morphology protein 1, with amino-acid sequence MPSIKMKAKLSPSCLREKHCLRVCQKSSVISKKDCTHLRGSEESDEFDGCIRKCLEASLNTESINSNINQKAINHHEAVDEETSELKRHGETFELKREEPFSVNAADMNGMDCTSTNSSEIEAIFSPILNNVDIQCHPIIEHDPGSKLDRDIPGMEIDEGKNSRSSHDSQTCDISDFFISDMIVANLPLCENDDICDINYFHDYKYTQSSVLSDVADQYMILPFLEDTMKFSNSDDAKCSDESAIGSGNSSLYRVIDQRNNLSLEFSVSSESDQTECFDPQLFIKNLPELSEVISNFQPSILPNEDRKRKAVTLVLDLDETLVHSTLEPQDDADFRFTVCLNMKEHIVYVKRRPYLQIFLDRVAEMFEVAIFTASQSIYAEQVLNKLDPDNCIISRRLYRESCIFSDGCYTKDLTVLGIDLAKVVIVDNYPQVFRLQVNNGIPIKSWIDDPLDSALISLLPFLETLVDVDDVRPIIAQRFGNKE; translated from the exons ATGCcatcaataaaaatgaagGCCAAGTTAAGCCCGAGCTGTTTAAGAGAAAAACATTGTCTGCGTGTTTGTCAGAAATCTAGTGTCATCTCTAAGAAAGATTGTACCCACCTGAGGGGTTCTGAAGAGTCAGATGAATTTGATGGCTGTATTAGAAAATGTCTGGAGG CTTCTCTAAACACAGAATCTATTAATAGCAATATAAATCAGAAAGCCATTAATCACCATGAAGCTGTTGACGAAGAAACTTCTGAATTGAAGAGGCACGGAGAAACTTTTGAGTTGAAGAGGGAAGAACCTTTTTCAGTAAATGCTGCAGATATGAATGGAATG gACTGCACCTCAACCAACTCTTCTGAAATAGAAGCCATTTTTTCTcctattttgaataatgttgaCATCCAATGCCATCCTATTATCGAACATGATCCAG GGAGCAAACTTGATAGAGATATACCAGGAATGGAAATTGATGAAGGGAAAAATAGCAGAAGCTCACATGACAGTCAAACCTGTGACATAtcagatttttttatttctgacatgatagttgcaaatttaccTTTATGTGAAAATGATGACATTTGCGACATCAATTATTTTCATGACTACAAATATACTCAATCGAGTGTATTGTCTGATGTTGCTGATCAGTATATGATACTGCCTTTCCTTGAGGACACCATGAAATTCAGCAATTCAGATGATGCTAAATGTTCTGATGAATCAGCCATTGGTTCTGGTAATTCTAGCTTGTATAGAGTTATTGATCAAAGGAATAATTTGAGCCTTGAATTCAGTGTTAGCTCAGAGTCAGATCAGACAGAGTGTTTTGATCCCCAGTTGTTCATAAAAAATTTACCAGAACTTTCAGAAGTGATTTCGAACTTTCAGCCCAGCATATTGCCCAATGAAGATCGGAAACGAAAGGCTGTGACTCTTGTACTTGATTTGGATG AAACATTAGTTCACTCTACTTTGGAACCGCAGGATGATGCAGACTTCCGCTTTACTGTCTGCTTGAACATGAAAGAGCACATTGTATATGTTAAACGGAGGCCATATCTTCAAATATTTCTGGACCGTGTTGCAGAGATGTTTGAAGTTGCTATCTTTACAGCCAGTCAAAGTATTTACGCAGAACAAGTCCTCAACAAACTGGACCCGGACAATTGTATTATCTCACGGCGACTTTATCGTGAATCATGCATCTTTTCAGATGGATGTTACACCAAGGATTTGACAGTTTTAGGCATTGATTTAGCAAAAGTTGTCATTGTAGATAATTATCCACAG GTTTTTCGATTACAAGTGAACAACGGTATTCCTATTAAGAGTTGGATTGATGACCCCTTGGATTCTGCTTTAATTTCATTGCTTCCATTTCTGGAGACCCTGGTTGATGTTGATGACGTGCGCCCTATTATTGCCCAGAGATTCGGTAACAAGGAATAA